A window of the Kineosporia sp. NBRC 101731 genome harbors these coding sequences:
- a CDS encoding glycosyltransferase, protein MTLLVISPDYASHLLPLATIATAQRRPGERVVVATGPATAAVVAEFGFERIDLVLGRGSNPGVIRAEQQPVGEDDALRGFFAATHHGMVATLAYQAEARRNDLLWAPVPTARAVLQVIEQVKPDQVIVDHLAFSATLALRAAGIPFQDVVLGHPTALPVGVEIYGYPSTWPGCFHPGPTELAALERLCINVRDEFTAEVNAAVAVLDPGAAALDDAFAAHGPTVLFNYPAVLHPSRRTALLPAHRFLGSSIRTEKVTTEVRQWLDENDDRPLVYVSFGSFLSARADVLARVVEALRPLPVRVALAIGSADPAVLGELPAPWLVRGFLPQVAILERSALAISHGGNNSITEALHFEVPLLVLPFSTDQFAGAAALETADRGAALDPNTATPEDLRRAVSTTLRL, encoded by the coding sequence ATGACGCTCCTGGTGATCAGTCCGGACTACGCCTCGCACCTTCTGCCGTTGGCGACGATCGCGACCGCCCAACGCCGACCCGGTGAGCGGGTGGTGGTGGCCACCGGACCGGCGACGGCCGCCGTGGTGGCCGAATTCGGTTTTGAGCGCATCGATCTGGTGCTGGGGCGCGGGTCGAACCCGGGTGTCATCCGGGCCGAGCAACAGCCCGTCGGCGAGGACGACGCGCTGCGCGGTTTCTTCGCCGCGACGCACCACGGGATGGTGGCGACCCTGGCCTACCAGGCCGAGGCCAGACGCAACGACCTGCTCTGGGCCCCGGTGCCGACGGCCCGGGCCGTGCTGCAGGTGATCGAGCAGGTGAAACCGGACCAGGTGATCGTCGACCATCTGGCCTTCAGCGCCACCCTGGCCCTGCGCGCCGCTGGGATTCCCTTCCAGGACGTCGTTCTCGGTCATCCGACCGCGCTTCCGGTCGGGGTCGAGATCTACGGGTACCCGTCCACCTGGCCCGGCTGCTTCCACCCCGGCCCGACGGAACTGGCTGCCCTGGAACGGCTCTGCATCAATGTCAGGGACGAGTTCACGGCCGAGGTGAACGCCGCGGTGGCGGTGCTCGATCCGGGCGCCGCCGCGTTGGACGATGCGTTCGCCGCCCACGGCCCCACCGTGCTGTTCAACTACCCCGCCGTCCTGCACCCCTCCCGACGGACGGCGTTATTGCCTGCGCACCGCTTCCTGGGGTCGTCGATCCGGACCGAGAAGGTGACCACCGAAGTCCGTCAATGGCTGGACGAGAACGATGACCGGCCCTTGGTGTACGTCAGTTTCGGTAGCTTCCTGTCGGCTCGCGCCGACGTGCTGGCCCGGGTGGTCGAGGCTTTGCGCCCGCTGCCGGTACGGGTCGCGCTGGCCATCGGTTCGGCCGATCCGGCCGTGCTCGGCGAGCTGCCCGCCCCCTGGCTGGTCCGGGGCTTCCTGCCCCAGGTGGCGATCCTGGAACGGTCCGCGCTGGCGATCAGCCACGGAGGGAACAACAGCATCACCGAGGCGCTCCACTTCGAGGTCCCGCTGCTGGTGCTGCCGTTCTCCACCGACCAGTTCGCCGGGGCCGCCGCGCTCGAGACCGCCGATCGTGGTGCGGCTCTCGACCCCAATACGGCAACCCCCGAAGATCTGCGCCGGGCCGTCAGCACAACTCTGCGGCTCTGA
- a CDS encoding multicopper oxidase domain-containing protein produces the protein MPAPVAPSRRDLFRIGGLALTTPVLLAGCGAGGQESANVSTQGSAGRLLPSEATLPEPFVRALPVPRVLEPVRTDGTTEYYEITQKVGSSQILDGPKTPVWGYDGTFPGPTIVSRRGARTVVRHRNELPVPVSVHLHGGRIAADQDGYPTDLLHPADATQGDLDDQGEMVGRTGARDYVYDIDQPAATLWYHDHRMDFTGPQVYRGLAGFHLITDDVEKGLGLPEGDRDIPLLIADRSFAADGSFLYPSTDPTLTKTPGVSEDYMSGVLGDCVLVNGAPWPVMEVEAVRYRFRILNAANARRFRLRLQDGPAFVQIGSDQGFLPEPVEQVRIDVAQGERFDVVVDFSGQRAGDEVTMVNERGSGGTAQVMRFVVTGKADDPSRPTDELTGLPELEMLSEADVVATREFTFRRGGAQAHGMSLWTVNNLAFDPDHVIARPRLGTVEKWIVTAQNAEHPFHVHLGAFQVVARSGPGGGTSGWKDTVNLDNGGRAELLVRFDGHRGTYVLHCHNLEHEDMMMMANFEVV, from the coding sequence ATGCCTGCTCCTGTGGCCCCCAGCCGTCGTGACCTGTTCCGGATCGGCGGCCTCGCGCTGACCACCCCGGTGCTCCTGGCCGGATGCGGTGCGGGCGGGCAGGAGAGCGCCAACGTCAGCACGCAGGGCAGCGCCGGCCGGCTCCTGCCCAGTGAGGCGACCCTGCCGGAACCGTTCGTGCGCGCCCTGCCCGTGCCGCGCGTCCTCGAACCGGTTCGGACCGACGGCACCACCGAGTACTACGAGATCACCCAGAAGGTGGGAAGCTCGCAGATCCTCGACGGCCCGAAGACCCCGGTCTGGGGCTACGACGGCACTTTCCCCGGGCCCACGATCGTCTCCCGCCGGGGTGCGCGCACCGTGGTGCGGCATCGGAACGAACTGCCCGTACCGGTCTCGGTACACCTGCACGGTGGACGGATTGCGGCCGACCAGGACGGGTACCCCACCGATCTGCTGCATCCCGCCGACGCGACCCAGGGCGACCTGGACGATCAGGGCGAGATGGTCGGGCGGACGGGAGCCCGCGACTACGTCTACGACATCGACCAGCCCGCGGCGACGCTCTGGTACCACGACCACCGGATGGACTTCACCGGTCCGCAGGTCTACCGCGGCCTGGCCGGTTTCCACCTGATCACCGACGACGTCGAAAAGGGACTCGGACTGCCCGAAGGTGACCGGGACATCCCCTTGCTGATCGCCGACCGCTCGTTCGCCGCCGACGGCTCGTTCCTCTATCCCTCGACCGACCCGACCCTGACGAAGACGCCCGGGGTGAGCGAGGACTACATGAGCGGGGTGCTCGGGGACTGTGTGCTGGTCAACGGTGCGCCGTGGCCGGTGATGGAGGTCGAGGCGGTGCGCTACCGGTTCCGGATCCTGAACGCGGCCAACGCCCGCCGGTTCCGGTTACGCCTCCAGGACGGGCCCGCATTCGTCCAGATCGGCAGTGACCAGGGGTTCCTGCCCGAGCCGGTCGAGCAGGTGCGGATCGACGTGGCCCAGGGCGAGCGGTTCGACGTGGTGGTCGACTTCTCCGGGCAGCGGGCCGGGGACGAGGTGACGATGGTGAATGAGCGTGGTTCGGGTGGAACGGCGCAGGTCATGCGGTTCGTGGTGACCGGCAAGGCAGACGACCCGAGCCGGCCGACCGACGAGCTGACCGGTCTGCCCGAACTGGAGATGCTCAGTGAGGCGGACGTGGTGGCCACCCGTGAGTTCACCTTCCGTCGCGGCGGGGCCCAGGCCCACGGCATGAGCCTCTGGACGGTCAACAACCTGGCCTTCGACCCCGACCACGTGATCGCCCGGCCCCGCCTGGGCACCGTGGAGAAGTGGATCGTGACCGCGCAGAACGCCGAGCATCCCTTCCACGTGCACCTGGGTGCCTTCCAGGTGGTGGCGCGGTCCGGTCCCGGTGGTGGCACCAGCGGCTGGAAGGACACCGTGAACCTCGACAACGGTGGCCGGGCCGAACTTCTCGTGCGGTTCGACGGTCACCGGGGCACATACGTGCTGCACTGCCACAACCTCGAGCACGAGGACATGATGATGATGGCCAACTTCGAGGTGGTGTGA